Proteins from a genomic interval of Brucella intermedia LMG 3301:
- a CDS encoding ABC transporter ATP-binding protein, which translates to MSFLKISDLYKSYGNVSVLKDINIEIDEGGFLVLVGPSGCGKSTLLNTIAGLEPITSGDISINGKSIAGLHPSQRDIAMVFQSYALYPNMTVAGNIAFGMEIRKVPKAERDKAIQEVADILQIGHLLDRKPSQLSGGQRQRVAMGRALVRNPQVFLFDEPLSNLDAKLRVDMRTEIKRLHSRMKTTIVYVTHDQIEAMTLATQIAVLKDGILQQFGTPAEIYNNPSNMFVADFMGSPAMNLLTAQVEKNGSGYAINLKRGEGEPLKLPLKTAPQGLGAYEGKDIVFGIRPEALTDPDGADRNADAIVEGDCLIDVVEPAGSDTFAVTRLGGKHVVARLRADARITAGQPARLAFNLDKSVFFDPNSQARIL; encoded by the coding sequence ATGTCTTTTCTGAAAATATCCGACCTCTACAAGTCCTACGGCAATGTTTCGGTTTTGAAGGATATCAATATCGAGATCGACGAAGGCGGTTTTCTGGTTCTCGTCGGGCCGTCCGGCTGCGGCAAGTCCACGCTGCTCAACACGATTGCTGGGCTTGAGCCCATCACTTCCGGGGACATCTCAATCAACGGCAAGTCTATTGCAGGGCTGCATCCGTCGCAGCGCGATATTGCAATGGTCTTCCAGTCCTATGCGCTTTACCCGAATATGACGGTTGCCGGGAACATCGCTTTCGGCATGGAAATTCGCAAGGTTCCAAAGGCCGAGCGTGACAAGGCTATTCAGGAAGTCGCCGACATACTCCAGATCGGTCATTTGCTGGATCGCAAGCCGAGCCAGCTTTCCGGTGGCCAACGTCAGCGCGTGGCCATGGGGCGTGCTCTGGTGCGCAATCCTCAGGTCTTCCTTTTTGATGAACCGCTATCGAATCTCGACGCAAAACTGCGCGTTGATATGCGCACGGAAATCAAACGGCTGCATAGCCGGATGAAGACCACGATCGTATATGTGACGCACGATCAGATCGAGGCGATGACGCTGGCTACCCAGATTGCAGTCCTGAAGGATGGAATCTTGCAGCAGTTCGGCACGCCGGCCGAGATTTATAATAACCCGTCCAACATGTTCGTTGCCGATTTCATGGGCTCCCCAGCAATGAATTTGCTGACAGCACAGGTCGAAAAAAATGGTTCGGGTTATGCGATTAATCTCAAGCGCGGTGAGGGCGAACCGCTCAAGCTTCCGTTGAAGACAGCACCGCAGGGTCTCGGTGCCTATGAAGGCAAGGATATCGTGTTCGGCATCCGCCCCGAGGCATTGACCGATCCCGATGGAGCAGACCGCAATGCCGACGCAATCGTGGAAGGCGACTGCCTTATCGACGTTGTCGAGCCGGCGGGCTCCGACACGTTCGCGGTCACGCGTCTGGGCGGCAAGCATGTCGTGGCACGTCTACGCGCCGATGCCCGCATCACCGCAGGGCAGCCGGCCCGGCTGGCTTTCAATCTCGACAAGTCGGTTTTCTTCGATCCGAACAGTCAGGCCCGCATTCTCTGA
- a CDS encoding carbohydrate ABC transporter permease — translation MSAQSQDNAISSGKLTRALIYTALLVFAFYYLLPLYVMLVNSFKPLEEIRQGGMLNLPQQWTIEPWLSAWSTAQIGVQPTGLKPFFINSILMVVPAVAISTIVGALNGYVLTKWQFRGSDIFFGLLLLSCFIPFQIVLIPMARVLGFLGIAGTIWGLILVHVVYGIGFTTLYFRNYYEAFPTELVRAAQIDGASFFQIFWRILLPSSGPIIVVSVIWQFTNIWNDFLFGASFSGANSTPMTVALNNLVSSSTGVKEYNVHFAAAILAALPTLIVYIVSGRYFVRGLMSGAVKG, via the coding sequence ATGAGCGCCCAATCGCAAGACAATGCCATCAGCAGTGGAAAGCTGACACGGGCGCTGATCTATACCGCGTTGCTGGTCTTCGCTTTCTACTATCTGCTGCCGCTCTATGTGATGCTGGTTAACTCGTTCAAACCCCTCGAGGAAATCCGTCAAGGGGGAATGTTGAACCTGCCGCAACAGTGGACCATCGAGCCATGGCTATCGGCCTGGTCCACTGCCCAGATCGGGGTGCAGCCTACCGGGTTGAAGCCGTTCTTCATCAACTCGATCCTTATGGTCGTGCCGGCGGTTGCTATTTCGACCATTGTTGGCGCGTTGAACGGCTACGTACTGACCAAATGGCAATTTCGCGGCTCAGATATCTTCTTCGGCCTGCTGTTGTTGTCGTGCTTTATCCCATTTCAGATCGTGCTCATTCCTATGGCGCGCGTTCTTGGTTTCCTGGGAATTGCCGGCACGATCTGGGGGCTGATCCTCGTGCACGTGGTGTACGGTATCGGGTTCACGACGCTTTATTTCCGCAACTACTACGAGGCTTTTCCAACGGAACTGGTTCGCGCAGCCCAGATCGACGGGGCAAGCTTTTTCCAGATATTCTGGCGGATTTTGCTGCCATCCTCAGGACCGATCATTGTCGTTTCCGTGATCTGGCAGTTCACCAATATCTGGAATGACTTCCTGTTTGGTGCTTCCTTCTCGGGTGCGAATTCTACCCCGATGACGGTAGCACTCAACAATCTGGTTTCCTCCTCCACCGGCGTCAAGGAGTACAACGTCCATTTTGCAGCAGCCATCCTCGCTGCTCTGCCGACGCTGATCGTCTACATTGTTTCCGGCCGCTATTTTGTACGAGGCCTGATGTCCGGCGCCGTTAAGGGATAA
- a CDS encoding carbohydrate ABC transporter permease: MQRNSRLQELVPKLVLGPSFLIVLVFVYGFIIYTGILSLTNSRMLPSFGFVGLANYTKLWALPHWWRAITNLAIFASLYIIICSVIGLFLAILLDQKIRGEGILRPIYLYPMALSFIVTGTAWKWFLDPGIGLENTMHLWGWESFSFNWIKSNTMAIYCLVIAAVWQSSGFVMAMFLAGLRGVDNEIIKAAQIDGASTGTIYRRIIIPLMRPVFLSAFVVLAHLAIKAYDLVIALTGGGPGQATELPATFMYSYTFTRNQMGIGASSAIIMLVMIFSIIIPYLYSEIRGGSRS; encoded by the coding sequence ATGCAGCGTAACAGCCGATTACAGGAACTGGTGCCAAAGCTGGTTCTGGGACCGAGCTTTTTGATAGTGCTCGTGTTCGTCTACGGTTTCATAATCTATACCGGCATCCTTTCCCTCACCAATAGCCGAATGCTGCCGTCCTTTGGTTTCGTCGGACTTGCGAATTATACCAAATTATGGGCTTTGCCCCATTGGTGGCGTGCGATCACCAATCTTGCGATTTTTGCCTCGCTCTACATCATTATCTGTTCGGTGATCGGATTATTTCTGGCGATCCTTCTTGACCAGAAGATACGCGGCGAAGGCATCCTTAGGCCGATCTACCTCTACCCGATGGCCCTGTCCTTCATCGTTACCGGAACGGCATGGAAGTGGTTCCTCGACCCAGGCATTGGACTGGAAAACACAATGCATTTATGGGGTTGGGAGAGTTTCTCCTTCAACTGGATCAAGAGCAATACCATGGCAATCTACTGTCTGGTGATTGCTGCGGTGTGGCAGTCCTCCGGATTTGTGATGGCGATGTTTCTCGCGGGCTTGCGTGGGGTAGATAACGAAATCATCAAGGCAGCCCAGATCGACGGTGCGTCAACCGGAACAATCTATCGCCGCATCATCATTCCGTTGATGCGCCCGGTGTTTCTATCCGCTTTCGTGGTTCTCGCTCATCTTGCGATCAAGGCATATGACCTTGTTATCGCGTTGACCGGCGGTGGACCGGGACAGGCCACGGAACTGCCAGCAACTTTCATGTATTCCTACACCTTCACGCGGAACCAGATGGGTATCGGCGCGTCGTCCGCTATTATCATGCTGGTCATGATCTTCTCGATCATCATCCCTTACCTTTATTCGGAAATTCGCGGAGGGTCGCGGTCATGA
- a CDS encoding ABC transporter substrate-binding protein, which translates to MHKLLKLAAMGTAACALLAGMSPISNAQDKQNVEVLHWWTAGGEAAALDVLKKDLEKKGISWTDMPVAGGGGTEAMTVLRARVTAGNAPTAVQMLGFDIRDWAEQGALGNLDEIATKEGWEKVIPAPLQEFAKYDGHWIAAPVNVHSTNWMWINKAALDKAGGKEPANWDELIALLDKFKEQGITPVAHGGQPWQDATIFDAVVLSFGTDFYKKAFVDLDPDTLGSDTMKQAFDRMTKLRSYVDDNFSGRDWNLASAMVIEGKAGLQFMGDWAKGEFVKAGKKPGEDFVCIRYPGTQGAITFNSDMFAMFKISDDKVPAQLEMASAIESPTFQSAFNVVKGSAPARTDVPDTDFDACGKKAIADEREASEKGTMLGSMAHGYANPAAVKNAIYDVVTRQFNGQLSSEDAVKELVSAVEAAK; encoded by the coding sequence ATGCATAAACTTTTGAAGCTCGCTGCGATGGGTACGGCCGCCTGCGCTTTGCTCGCTGGAATGTCGCCGATTTCCAACGCCCAAGATAAGCAGAATGTTGAAGTTCTGCACTGGTGGACCGCCGGCGGTGAAGCCGCCGCGCTCGACGTTCTCAAGAAGGATCTTGAAAAGAAGGGCATCAGCTGGACCGATATGCCGGTGGCTGGCGGCGGCGGCACGGAAGCTATGACGGTGTTGCGCGCACGTGTCACGGCAGGCAACGCGCCGACGGCTGTGCAGATGCTCGGATTCGATATTCGCGACTGGGCAGAGCAGGGTGCTCTTGGCAATCTTGACGAGATCGCCACCAAGGAAGGATGGGAAAAAGTTATTCCGGCTCCTCTGCAGGAATTCGCAAAGTATGACGGCCATTGGATTGCGGCGCCTGTCAACGTCCACTCCACCAACTGGATGTGGATCAACAAGGCCGCGCTCGACAAGGCTGGCGGCAAGGAGCCTGCAAACTGGGACGAACTGATCGCGCTGCTTGACAAGTTCAAGGAACAGGGGATCACGCCTGTCGCTCACGGTGGTCAGCCGTGGCAGGACGCGACAATTTTCGATGCCGTCGTACTTTCCTTCGGTACGGACTTCTACAAGAAAGCTTTCGTCGATCTTGATCCCGACACGCTCGGCAGCGATACGATGAAGCAGGCTTTCGACCGTATGACGAAGCTTCGTTCCTATGTTGACGACAACTTCTCTGGCCGCGACTGGAACCTTGCTTCCGCTATGGTTATTGAAGGCAAGGCCGGTCTTCAGTTCATGGGTGACTGGGCAAAGGGCGAGTTTGTCAAGGCTGGCAAGAAGCCGGGTGAAGACTTCGTCTGCATCCGCTATCCAGGCACGCAGGGCGCGATCACCTTCAATTCCGATATGTTTGCAATGTTCAAGATTTCGGATGACAAGGTCCCGGCGCAGCTGGAAATGGCGTCCGCGATCGAAAGCCCGACATTCCAATCGGCCTTTAACGTGGTGAAGGGCTCTGCCCCAGCCCGTACCGATGTACCTGATACCGACTTCGATGCTTGCGGCAAGAAGGCCATCGCTGACGAGAGGGAAGCGAGCGAAAAGGGTACGATGCTGGGTTCCATGGCACACGGCTACGCCAACCCGGCTGCGGTCAAGAACGCCATCTATGACGTCGTCACACGTCAGTTCAACGGCCAGCTCTCATCTGAAGACGCTGTCAAGGAACTCGTATCGGCAGTTGAAGCTGCGAAATAA
- a CDS encoding 6,7-dimethyl-8-ribityllumazine synthase produces the protein MNQSYPNKTSFKIAFIQARWHSDVVDEARKSFIAELSAKAGANVEVEIFDVPGAYEIPLHAKTLAKTGKYAAIVGAAFVVDGGIYRHDFVATAVINGMMQVGLETEVPVLSVVLTPHHFHESKEHHDFFHAHFKIKGVEAANAALQLVSERSRIAALA, from the coding sequence ATGAACCAGAGCTATCCGAACAAGACTTCATTCAAAATTGCATTTATTCAAGCCCGTTGGCACTCCGATGTTGTCGATGAGGCCCGCAAAAGCTTTATTGCCGAACTCTCGGCAAAAGCTGGTGCCAATGTGGAAGTCGAAATTTTCGACGTTCCCGGCGCCTATGAAATCCCCCTTCATGCCAAAACCCTGGCCAAGACTGGAAAATACGCCGCTATCGTCGGTGCGGCTTTCGTGGTGGACGGCGGCATTTACCGGCATGATTTCGTGGCAACTGCCGTCATTAACGGCATGATGCAAGTTGGGCTGGAGACTGAAGTTCCAGTGCTCAGCGTGGTCCTGACGCCGCATCATTTCCATGAAAGCAAGGAGCACCACGATTTCTTCCATGCCCACTTCAAGATCAAGGGCGTGGAAGCAGCGAATGCTGCTTTGCAACTTGTGAGTGAGCGTAGCCGTATTGCTGCGTTAGCGTAA
- the fdhD gene encoding formate dehydrogenase accessory sulfurtransferase FdhD — protein MTIHKVSRSTPRIAHRASGFHEGERVVPEEVPVAVSYNGSTQAVMMATPDNLEDFGIGFTLTENIVDDISEIETVEVVAFEKGIDIQIRLSERPEQRLAARRRFMAGPVGCGLCGIDSIDHALRSLQALEQSGRTFSPHDISQAVGSLADEQRLNSQTHAVHAAGFYVPGNGLIAVREDVGRHNALDKLVGAVLLIGCSPEDGIVVITSRVSVEMVQKAVMFGAPVLAAISAPTALAIRTADEANLTLVALVRGDDFDLYAHRERIIGEGPAFS, from the coding sequence ATGACGATCCACAAAGTTAGCCGGAGTACTCCACGTATCGCCCACCGTGCGTCGGGCTTCCATGAGGGTGAGCGAGTGGTGCCGGAGGAAGTGCCCGTGGCGGTGAGCTATAACGGTTCTACCCAGGCCGTGATGATGGCTACCCCCGATAATCTTGAGGACTTCGGGATCGGTTTCACCCTTACCGAAAATATTGTGGACGATATTTCCGAGATTGAAACCGTCGAGGTCGTGGCATTTGAGAAGGGCATCGACATACAGATTAGATTGTCTGAACGGCCTGAACAGAGGCTTGCCGCGCGACGCAGGTTCATGGCTGGCCCCGTTGGCTGTGGTCTTTGCGGGATAGACTCGATTGACCATGCGTTGCGGTCCCTACAGGCCTTGGAGCAAAGCGGTCGAACATTTTCTCCCCACGATATTTCGCAAGCTGTCGGATCTCTGGCAGACGAGCAGCGATTGAACTCTCAGACCCATGCCGTTCATGCGGCGGGTTTTTATGTTCCTGGCAATGGGCTTATCGCCGTTCGCGAGGATGTCGGGCGCCACAACGCATTGGACAAACTTGTGGGGGCTGTTTTGCTTATCGGGTGCTCGCCAGAAGACGGTATCGTTGTAATTACCAGTCGCGTTTCTGTGGAAATGGTGCAGAAAGCCGTTATGTTCGGCGCGCCTGTTCTGGCTGCGATCTCTGCGCCAACCGCTTTGGCCATTCGGACGGCTGATGAAGCGAACCTGACGCTTGTTGCACTGGTGCGTGGTGACGACTTCGACCTTTATGCGCATCGTGAGCGCATCATTGGAGAAGGACCGGCCTTTTCTTAA
- a CDS encoding TIGR01244 family sulfur transferase — protein sequence MDIRQIDDNYSVSGQIEPDDVRDIAAEGFRTIICNRPDGEGGPQQPEFSEIARVAEKAGLATYYIPVVGGQLTQEDVDAMAAALDEAEGPILSYCRSGARSTNVYGIVQSQKRG from the coding sequence ATGGATATTCGCCAGATAGACGACAATTATTCGGTTTCAGGGCAAATCGAACCCGACGATGTGCGCGACATCGCTGCAGAGGGATTTCGCACGATCATCTGCAACCGGCCCGATGGCGAGGGAGGCCCCCAGCAGCCCGAATTCAGCGAAATTGCACGCGTCGCAGAAAAAGCAGGACTTGCAACCTATTATATTCCGGTCGTCGGCGGTCAGTTGACGCAAGAAGATGTGGATGCGATGGCAGCAGCACTGGACGAAGCCGAAGGGCCCATCCTTAGCTACTGCCGATCAGGTGCACGCTCTACGAATGTTTACGGGATAGTGCAGAGCCAAAAGCGCGGATAA
- a CDS encoding EAL domain-containing protein, which translates to MFKVLECVTVQHDQPFVVLAASISFASMFAFFLLLARARECTRSRRDNWLAISAFAGGVGVWATHFVAMLAYSGTVAIEFDFTATVLSAATAVLGFWLSLHLLKGAALKYALMAAISATLSIAAMHFTGMSAIKAAADIHYDLPPIFVGGAISVLILLAAFWFVTNASGWSRILLPTVGGILAVCTLHFTAVASTELVPNPTLPAADPLGIGRLWLVVAIAAVVCSVALATISAVFIDRYMTDLKGFANATLDGLAVIRDGGIVEMNARFSELMRRSEKSLMGIEPDTLLLAADGLPVCARRAEAIEAAPRFPNDERIFELAVHAIEYQGRPCEVLAVRDLTEKRAAQRQIEHMARHDALTDLPNRMFFEERLANAVARPSREPFAVLALDLDRFKAVNDIFGHAEGDRVLKTVSSILKRCVNGIDTAARIGGDEFIILQVGVPQPRGARKLSEKILEAFRLELNTVLDPTAVGVSIGVALYPNDGKDAEAIRHAADIALYRAKTEGRGLFAFYSPEMDQEIRERRQLEADLRHAMVRGQIGIAYQPLFATSDGRCTGYEALVRWNHPERGQIPPDVFIPIAEETGTIVALGEWVLREACRTAAEWESHLSIAVNLSPVQFRLVSLPDTVRSVIAETGLDPTRLELEVTESALMKDRLTTLELLRRMKKSGVRIVMDDFGTGYSSLSNLQSFPFDKIKIDRSFITSMETDVSARAIVRAIVGLGRSLDLPVVAEGIETFDQHRMVIEEGCEQVQGFLFGRPANAPAPIDPSRCLNKTAVGQVKAS; encoded by the coding sequence ATGTTCAAAGTTCTGGAATGCGTGACTGTACAGCACGATCAGCCTTTTGTGGTTCTGGCTGCATCCATTTCATTTGCAAGCATGTTTGCATTTTTCCTGTTGCTGGCCCGCGCGCGCGAATGCACCAGGAGCCGCCGTGACAACTGGCTCGCAATCAGTGCTTTTGCCGGTGGAGTTGGCGTGTGGGCAACCCACTTTGTGGCGATGCTCGCTTACAGCGGCACCGTAGCAATCGAGTTTGATTTTACCGCCACCGTTCTTTCGGCGGCGACGGCTGTTCTCGGTTTTTGGTTGAGCCTACATCTACTTAAGGGTGCTGCGCTGAAATATGCTCTGATGGCGGCCATTTCGGCGACGCTATCGATAGCCGCAATGCATTTCACAGGCATGAGTGCGATCAAAGCAGCGGCTGACATACACTATGATCTTCCACCGATCTTCGTGGGCGGCGCAATCTCGGTCCTGATTTTGCTGGCCGCTTTCTGGTTTGTGACGAATGCTTCCGGCTGGTCACGTATTCTGCTTCCGACCGTAGGAGGCATACTCGCTGTTTGCACACTCCATTTCACCGCGGTTGCCTCGACTGAACTGGTCCCAAACCCCACTCTTCCCGCGGCCGATCCGCTTGGGATCGGACGCCTCTGGCTCGTTGTTGCCATCGCGGCAGTGGTGTGTAGCGTGGCGCTGGCGACAATTTCTGCCGTGTTTATAGACCGTTACATGACGGACTTGAAGGGGTTTGCAAACGCCACATTAGACGGTTTGGCCGTTATACGGGATGGCGGGATAGTCGAGATGAATGCCCGGTTCTCTGAGCTCATGCGGAGAAGCGAAAAGTCGCTGATGGGTATTGAACCCGATACTTTGTTATTGGCGGCTGACGGGCTTCCGGTCTGTGCTCGCCGTGCCGAGGCTATCGAGGCGGCTCCAAGGTTTCCCAATGATGAACGCATTTTTGAGCTTGCGGTCCATGCCATCGAATATCAGGGACGTCCTTGCGAGGTGCTCGCCGTACGCGATCTTACCGAAAAACGCGCAGCTCAACGCCAGATTGAGCACATGGCGCGTCATGACGCGCTCACCGATCTGCCCAACCGCATGTTTTTTGAGGAAAGGTTGGCGAATGCCGTTGCGCGTCCCAGCCGCGAGCCTTTCGCCGTGCTGGCACTCGATCTGGACCGGTTCAAGGCTGTGAACGACATTTTCGGTCACGCCGAAGGCGACCGGGTATTGAAGACGGTTTCCAGCATCCTGAAGCGCTGCGTAAATGGCATAGATACTGCCGCACGCATCGGCGGTGACGAGTTTATTATTCTGCAAGTGGGCGTCCCGCAGCCTAGAGGTGCCCGGAAGCTGAGCGAGAAGATTCTGGAAGCCTTCCGCTTGGAGCTGAATACCGTGCTTGATCCGACCGCTGTCGGCGTCAGTATTGGCGTTGCCCTATATCCAAATGATGGCAAGGATGCGGAAGCCATCCGGCATGCGGCAGATATCGCGCTCTATCGGGCGAAGACGGAAGGGCGCGGATTATTTGCATTCTATTCCCCGGAAATGGATCAGGAGATAAGAGAGCGGCGCCAGCTAGAAGCGGATTTGCGTCACGCGATGGTGCGGGGACAGATCGGTATCGCCTATCAACCTTTGTTTGCGACGTCTGACGGGCGTTGTACGGGTTATGAGGCATTGGTCCGCTGGAATCATCCGGAACGCGGGCAGATACCACCGGACGTGTTCATCCCTATTGCCGAGGAAACGGGAACAATCGTGGCGCTGGGCGAATGGGTTCTGCGTGAGGCTTGCCGCACGGCCGCCGAATGGGAGAGCCATCTGTCCATCGCTGTAAATCTGTCTCCCGTCCAGTTCCGGCTCGTCAGCCTGCCGGATACCGTCAGGTCGGTTATCGCAGAGACCGGGCTTGATCCGACGAGACTGGAACTGGAGGTAACCGAATCCGCTTTGATGAAGGATCGACTGACGACTCTTGAACTGCTGCGTCGAATGAAGAAGTCGGGAGTTCGCATTGTTATGGACGATTTCGGGACCGGTTATTCATCGCTCAGCAATCTTCAAAGTTTTCCATTCGACAAGATCAAGATTGACCGCAGCTTCATCACCAGCATGGAAACGGATGTCAGCGCCAGAGCAATTGTACGAGCCATTGTCGGGCTTGGTCGCAGTCTCGATCTGCCGGTCGTGGCCGAGGGGATCGAAACCTTTGACCAGCACCGCATGGTGATCGAAGAGGGCTGTGAACAGGTTCAAGGCTTTCTTTTCGGCCGGCCGGCTAATGCGCCCGCTCCAATCGACCCGTCGCGCTGCCTCAACAAAACGGCTGTGGGGCAAGTAAAAGCCAGCTAA